Proteins from a single region of Pyrus communis chromosome 6, drPyrComm1.1, whole genome shotgun sequence:
- the LOC137737770 gene encoding probable UDP-3-O-acyl-N-acetylglucosamine deacetylase 1, mitochondrial, which produces MTLSSAFNAFKSSKSIFWKSTGRLQRTLAECIERKGKSLHSGKVTAVKLWPDHAGKGRYFVCGSNAIRASIEFAEESPLCTTLCKDGLKIRTVEHLLSALEAMEVDNCRIEIKNPDPEDIDVEVPIFDGSAREWAEAIKQVGLKEATDEQGNCCEKMAAHMNEPVHVWRNNSFVAAFPSPEIRITYGIDFPQVDAIGCQWFSVTSLDNSFYSKQIALSRTFCIYEEVEQMRKAGLIKGGGLENAIVCSASKGWLNPPLRFPDEPCRHKVLDLIGDLSLFARFGSQGLPVAHIVAYKGGHALHSDLVRRLSETI; this is translated from the exons ATGACACTCTCCAGTGCCTTCAACGCATTCAAGTCCTCCAAATCCATCTTCTGGAAATCC ACCGGTAGGCTTCAGCGGACCTTAGCGGAATGCATAGAGCGGAAAGGGAAGAGCTTGCACAGCGGCAAGGTCACTGCCGTGAAATTGTGGCCGGATCACGCCGGCAAAGGGAGATACTTTGTGTGCGGGTCAAATGCGATTCGAGCTTCGATTGAGTTTGCCGAGGAATCGCCTCTCTGCACCACTCTCTGTAAAGATGGGCTCAAAATTCGGACAGTTGAGCATTTGCTTTCGGCTTTGGAAGCTATGGAGGTTGATAATTGCCGGATTGAGATCAAGAACCCGGACCCCGAAGATATCGATGTTGAG GTTCCTATTTTTGATGGGTCAGCAAGAGAATGGGCGGAGGCTATAAAACAAGTTGGTCTAAAAGAGGCAACAGATGAGCAAGGCAACTGTTGTGAAAAGATGGCGGCACATATGAACGAACCAGTTCATGTCTGGAGGAATAATTCTTTTGTAGCTGCTTTCCCATCACCAGAAATCCGTATCACTTACGGTATTGACTTTCCGCAG GTGGATGCTATTGGCTGCCAATGGTTTTCTGTTACCTCCTTAGATAACTCTTTCTATTCCAAGCAGATTGCTTTGTCAAGAACCTTTTGCATTTACGAGGAG GTGGAGCAAATGCGCAAGGCAGGACTCATAAAAGGTGGTGGGTTAGAAAACGCAATTGTTTGCAG TGCTAGTAAAGGTTGGTTGAACCCACCGCTGCGTTTTCCAGATGAACCTTGTCGACACAAGGTCTTAGATCTTATCGGCGACCTTTCCCTTTTCGCAAGGtttggaagccaagggcttcCAGTGGCACATATAGTGGCATACAAG GGTGGCCATGCACTGCATTCAGATTTGGTTCGCCGGCTGTCGGAAACTATATAA
- the LOC137736767 gene encoding microtubule-associated protein 70-1-like → MEEAFGDGGYAPMTEYSNGPVHGAAPTPPPLTVSGSFKEGKSSSRRRGFRRPSMDGDELINLLHGSDPVKVELNRLENEVRDKDRELGEAQAQIKALKLSDRAREKACEELTDELSKVEEKLKLTESLLESKNLEIKKINDEKKASMAAQFAAEATLRRVHAAQKDDDMPPIEAILAPLEAELKLARQEIAKLQDDNKALDRLTKSKEAALLEAERTVQVALAKASMVDDLQNKNQELMKQIEICQEENKILDKMHRQKVAEVEKLTQTVRELEEAVLAGGAAANAVRDYQRKFQEMNEERKTLDRELARAKVTANRVAVVVANEWKDANDKVMPVKQWLEERRFLQGEMQQLRDKLAITERAAKSEAQLKEKYHMRLKVLEESVRGNSINRSTVEGRSTSNGPSRRQSLGGADNAPKLSSNGFSSKRTPVRSLSSSTSSVLKHAKGTSKSFDGGTRSLDRGKVPLNGTSPSFSVNQSCEGTKDGETQTNWKGNSDDKPEFSTVDREDSVPGVLYDLLQKEVVALRKAGHEKDQSLKDKDDAIEMLAKKVDTLTKAMEVEAKKMRREVASMEKEVAAMRVDKEHENRAKRFGNTKSSVSSAQVLSGRGLARSGLTRSTQ, encoded by the exons ATGGAGGAGGCTTTTGGCGACGGAGGTTATGCTCCGATGACGGAGTACAGTAACGGACCGGTTCACGGGGCTGCGCCGACACCGCCCCCGCTGACGGTGTCGGGATCGTTCAAGGAGGGGAAGAGCTCATCGCGGAGGAGAGGATTCAGGAGGCCGAGTATGGACGGCGACGAGCTCATAAACCTCTTGCACGGCTCGGATCCGgtcaaggtcgagctcaatcGGCTCGAGAATGAAGTTAGAG ATAAGGACCGGGAGTTAGGAGAGGCACAGGCTCAGATCAAGGCTCTCAAGCTCTCTGATAGAGCCAGAGAAAAGGCTTGTGAAGAG CTCACTGATGAGTTGTCGAAGGTGGAAGAAAAGCTAAAGTTGACAGAATCACTTCTAGAAAGCAAA aatcttgaaataaagaaaatcaatgatgaGAAGAAAGCTTCCATGGCTGCTCAGTTCGCAGCTGAAGCTACTCTACGGAGGGTTCATGCTGCGCAAAAGGATGATGATATGCCTCCTATTGAAGCCATTCTTGCACCTCTGGAGGCTGAGCTCAAGCTTGCCCGGCAAGAG ATTGCAAAGCTTCAAGATGATAACAAAGCTTTGGATCGCCTTACCAAATCAAAAGAAGCAGCTTTACTTGAGGCTGAGAGGACTGTTCAGGTTGCCTTGGCTAAGGCCTCCATGGTGGATGATCTTCAGAATAAAAACCAAGAGTTGATGAAACAGATAGAAATTTGTCAG gaagaaaataaaattttagacAAGATGCATAGACAAAAGGTTGCTGAGGTTGAAAAGCTTACACAGACCGTGCGGGAGTTGGAAGAGGCTGTTCTTGCTGGTGGTGCAGCGGCAAATGCTGTGAGGGATTATCAGCGGAAGTTTCAGGAGATGAAT GAGGAAAGGAAAACTCTAGACCGGGAGTTGGCCCGTGCAAAAGTAACAGCAAACAGAGTAGCTGTAGTGGTAGCAAATGAGTGGAAAGATGCTAATGACAAAGTGATGCCTGTAAAACAATGGCTTGAAGAACGGAGATTCTTGCAG GGAGAAATGCAACAACTTCGTGACAAGCTTGCCATAACTGAGCGAGCTGCCAAGTCTGAAGCTCAGTTGAAA GAAAAATATCACATGCGACTTAAGGTGCTTGAGGAGAGTGTGAGAGGTAACAGTATTAATCGCAGCACAGTAGAGGGAAGAAGTACAAGCAATGGGCCCTCTCGACGTCAGTCCCTGGGTGGAGCTGATAATGCTCCAAAATTAAGCTCCAATGGCTTTTCATCCAAGAGAACTCCCGTCAGGTCTTTGTCCTCCAGCACCAGTTCAGTGTTAAAGCATGCTAAAGGCACGTCAAAATCATTTGATGGTGGTACAAGATCATTGGACAGGGGTAAGGTTCCCTTGAATGGTACAAGCCCCAGTTTCTCCGTCAACCAATCTTGTGAGGGAACAAAGGATGGTGAAACACAAACTAACTGGAAGGGAAATTCAGATGATAAGCCTGAGTTCTCCACAGTGGATAGGGAGGATAGTGTCCCAGGGGTTTTGTATGATTTGTTGCAGAAAGAGGTTGTAGCGTTGAGGAAAGCTGGTCATGAGAAAGATCAAAGCCTGAAAGACAAGGACGATGCTATTGAG ATGTTAGCCAAGAAGGTAGATACCTTGACTAAAGCAATGGAGGTTGAAGCAAAGAAAATGAGAAGAGAAGTTGCTTCCATGGAGAAGGAGGTAGCTGCCATGCGTGTGGACAAAGAACATGAGAATAGGGCCAAGCGGTTTGGTAATACCAAAAGTTCTGTCAGCAGTGCTCAGGTTCTCTCTGGAAG GGGTCTCGCGCGAAGTGGGTTAACCCGCAGCACCCAATGA
- the LOC137737769 gene encoding E3 ubiquitin protein ligase RIE1-like, producing the protein MSSESSTTAAAAVPESRAPLLLPRQGSNGRDSSDLGSPTARPGTLAMLLGRATGRRGASMLVRETAARELDERRADWGYSKPVVALDMMWNTAFVVVSVVMLTWTEDERPNTPIRLWICGYALQCFAHVVLVWVEYRRRNNIAWRLSRRNQEAQQEEHQVDIDAVDTDDEEAARELATSTRSSVSKRLETMNTMVSFLWWIVGFYWVVSGGEVLLQNAPLLYWLAVVFLAFDVFFAIFCVVLACLIGVALCCCLPCIIAILYTVAGQEGASEADLSFLPKYWFRANSEEKPSVGAGKMIPVESSSGYLAVERVLLPEDAECCICLSPYEDGAELHTLPCNHHFHATCIVKWLKMNATCPLCKYNILKGNEPV; encoded by the exons ATGTCATCCGAATCGTCAACtacggcggcggcggcggtgcCCGAGTCACGTGCGCCGCTTCTTCTTCCCCGTCAGGGGAGCAACGGCCGGGACTCGTCCGACCTCGGCTCCCCGACCGCGCGGCCCGGCACGCTGGCGATGCTGCTGGGACGGGCCACCGGGCGCAGGGGGGCGTCGATGCTGGTGCGGGAGACGGCGGCGCGGGAGCTGGACGAGCGGCGAGCCGACTGGGGGTACTCGAAGCCGGTGGTGGCTCTGGACATGATGTGGAACACGGCGTTCGTGGTGGTGTCGGTGGTGATGCTGACATGGACGGAGGACGAGCGGCCGAACACGCCGATCCGGCTGTGGATCTGCGGGTATGCGCTCCAATGTTTTGCACACGTGGTGCTGGTGTGGGTGGAGTACCGGAGGAGGAATAATATTGCTTGGAGGCTTAGTAGGAGAAACCAGGAGGCCCAGCAGGAGGAGCACCAGGTGGATATCGATGCTGTCGATACTGACGATGAAGAAGCGGCTAGGGAATTGGCGACATCCACTCGCTCCAG TGTCTCTAAACGACTTGAAACGATGAATACAATGGTGTCGTTTCTCTGGTGGATAGTTGGCTTCTATTGGGTAGTCTCTGGGGGTGAAGTTCTTCTGCAAAATGCTCCGCTTTTGTACTG GTTGGCTGTGGTTTTTCTGGCATTTGATGTCTTCTTTGCCATCTTTTGTGTTGTCCTGGCATGTTTGATTGGAGTTGCTCTTTGTTGCTGTTTGCCATGCATCATTGCAATTCTTTACACCGTTGCAGGACAG GAAGGTGCATCAGAAGCAGATCTCAGTTTTCTGCCAAAATACTGGTTTCGAGCGAACAGTGAGGAAAAACCTAGTGTTGGAGCAGGAAAAATGATTCCGGTAGAATCAAGCAGCGGGTACCTAGCAGTTGAGCGTGTTCTTTTACCTGAGGATGCG GAATGTTGTATATGTCTCAGCCCGTATGAGGATGGGGCAGAGCTTCATACGCTTCCCTGTAATCATCATTTCCACGCTACGTGCATTGTGAAATGGCTTAAAATGAATGCAACATGTCCTCTCTGCAAGTACAACATTCTCAAGGGAAATGAACCGGTTTAA
- the LOC137738270 gene encoding uncharacterized protein, with protein MLKHFQLGRWTALVSSPPKSPFSPNATTITSSSSESAATRYFSTCSASAFNVNAFGPRGLSTRCGARRRVLRYDDDEDDDEDVEYGHNKEIAVLELYSQSVKGEALIVHAVVDDQDVEVLIFKGFSSSLSYGTSPDPSKSILPARAVIKSIDRVKGPFDPSNIEYLQKGLTWEEFKSTTLPPNLQLPI; from the exons ATGTTGAAGCATTTCCAACTGGGAAGATGGACTGCGCTGGTCTCCTCCCCACCCAAATCACCGTTTTCTCCAAATGCAACCACcatcacctcctcctcctctgaaTCTGCAGCTACCAGATATTTCAGTACATGCTCTGCCTCAGCCTTCAACGTGAATGCCTTTGGACCAAGGGGCTTGAGCACTCGATGCGGCGCAAGGCGGAGAGTGCTCAGATACGACGATGACGAGGATgacgacgaggacgtcgagtaCGGACACAATAAGGAGATAGCAGTGTTGGAATTATACAGTCAGAGTGTGAAAGGAGAAGCACTTATCGTGCATGCAGTGGTGGATGACCAGGATGTAGAAGTGCTTATCTTCAAG GGATTCTCTTCGAGCTTGAGTTATGGGACATCACCGGACCCATCGAAGAGCATTCTTCCAGCAAGGGCAGTGATCAAGTCTATAGACAGGGTGAAAGGACCTTTCGACCCTTCTAATATTGAATACTTGCAGAAAGGCCTCACCTGGGAAGAGTTTAAGAGCACTACTCTACCCCCCAACCTACAACTCCCAATTTGA
- the LOC137737826 gene encoding phragmoplastin DRP1C, with the protein MARLESLIGLVNRIQRACTVLGDHGGEGMSLWEALPTVAVVGGQSSGKSSVLESVVGRDFLPRGSGIVTRRPLVLQLHKIDEGRSEYAEFLHCPKKKFTDFASVRKEISDETDRITGKTKHISNIPIHLSIYSPNVVNLTLIDLPGLTKVAVEGQPDTIVEDIENMVRSYVEKPNCIILAISPANQDIATSDAIKLAREVDPSGERTFGVLTKLDLMDKGTNALDVIEGRSYRLQHPWVGIVNRSQADINKNVDMIAARRKEQEYFETSPEYGHLAHKMGSEYLAKLLSKHLEVVIRQRIPSIIALINKTIDELNAELDCIGRPIGVDSGAQLYTILELCRAFDRVFKEHLDGGRPGGDRIYKVFDHQLPAALKKLPLDRHLSIKNVQKVVTEADGYQPHLIAPEQGYRRLIDGSIVYFKGPAEASVDAVHFVLKELVRKSIAETEELKRFPTLQSDIAAASTEALERFRDESRKTVTRLVEMESSYLTVEFFRKLNSEPERTPGQAGSKADKHSKERETVQNMDTFGDNYLRRIASNVSSYINMVCETLRLSIPKAVVHCQVREAKRNLLNHFYAQIGRQEKERLGAMLDEDPALMERRTNIAKRLELYKSARDEIDSVAWK; encoded by the exons ATGGCCAGATTGGAGAGCTTGATCGGGCTGGTCAATCGCATCCAGCGAGCCTGCACCGTTCTCGGTGATCATGGCGGCGAGGGCATGTCGCTCTGGGAAGCCCTTCCGACGGTCGCCGTTGTCGGAGGCCAG AGTTCCGGAAAATCGTCGGTTTTGGAAAGCGTCGTTGGGAGAGATTTCTTGCCTCGTGGCTCCG GTATTGTGACGAGGAGACCATTAGTGTTGCAACTTCATAAGATAGACGAGGGACGGTCTGAATATGCAGAGTTTCTTCATTGTCCTAAGAAGAAGTTCACTGATTTTG CTTCTGTACGTAAGGAGATCTCAGATGAGACTGATCGTATAACTGGGAAGACAAAACACATCTCTAACATTCCAATTCATCTCAGCATATATTCTCCAAATG TTGTAAACTTAACCCTTATCGATCTTCCTGGATTGACAAAGGTGGCTGTAG AGGGACAACCAGACACCATTGTTGAGGATATTGAGAATATGGTCCGTTCTTATGTTGAGAAG CCTAACTGCATTATATTGGCTATATCTCCTGCTAATCAAGATATTGCCACTTCAGATGCCATCAAACTTGCAAGAGAAGTCGACCcttcag GTGAAAGAACATTTGGAGTGCTAACTAAACTTGATCTGATGGACAAGGGAACCAATGCTCTGGAT GTTATAGAAGGAAGGTCATATAGACTGCAACACCCATGGGTAGGAATTGTGAATCGTTCACAAGCTGATATCAATAAGAACGTTGATATGATTGCTGCTCGTCGTAAGGAGCAAGAATACTTTGAAACTAGTCCTGAATATGGGCACTTGGCGCACAAAATGGGTTCAGAGTATCTTGCCAAACTTTTGTCTAAG CATTTGGAGGTTGTCATTAGGCAACGGATACCTAGCATCATTGCTTTGATAAACAAGACAATTGATGAGCTTAATGCAGAGCTGGATTGTATTGGCAGGCCAATTGGTGTAGATTCAGGG GCCCAGCTGTACACTATTTTAGAATTATGTCGTGCATTTGACCGTGTATTTAAGGAACACCTGGATGGAGG GCGGCCTGGTGGAGATCGTATATATAAAGTTTTTGACCATCAATTACCAGCTGCTTTGAAAAAGCTTCCCCTTGATCGTCATCTCTCTATAAAGAATGTCCAAAAAGTTGTTACTGAGGCTGATGGTTATCAGCCCCATTTGATTGCTCCAGAACAAGGATACCGAAGACTCATTGATGGATCTATCGTCTATTTCAAAGGACCAGCTGAAGCCTCTGTAGATGCT GTGCActttgttttgaaagaacttgTACGGAAGTCAATAGCTGAAACCGAG GAATTGAAGCGATTCCCTACACTTCAGTCTGATATAGCAGCAGCTTCCACGGAAGCGTTGGAAAGGTTTCGTGATGAAAGCAGGAAAACTGTTACACGACTGGTGGAAATGGAATCTAGCTATCTAACAGTGGAATTTTTTAGAAAGCTTAATTCAGAACCCGAAAGAACTCCAGGTCAAGCAGGATCAAAGGCAGATAAACActcaaaagagagagaaacagtgCAAAATATGGACACTTTCGGAGATAATTATCTCAGGAGGATTG CATCAAATGTCAGCTCTTACATCAATATGGTTTGTGAGACACTGAGGCTTTCGATTCCAAAGGCTGTTGTTCACTGTCAAGTTCGAGAGGCCAAGAGAAATCTGCTCAACCATTTTTATGCCCAAATTGGAAGGCAAGAG AAGGAGAGGCTTGGTGCAATGTTGGATGAGGATCCGGCACTCATGGAAAGGCGAACAAACATTGCTAAACGCCTTGAACTCTACAAGTCTGCTAGAGATGAGATCGATTCTGTCGCATGGAAATGA